A genome region from Phocoena sinus isolate mPhoSin1 chromosome 16, mPhoSin1.pri, whole genome shotgun sequence includes the following:
- the PAPSS2 gene encoding bifunctional 3'-phosphoadenosine 5'-phosphosulfate synthase 2 isoform X2, which produces MTGENTEETCTSPQRTDNPYPGRQLIHFASCSETYGETQQKSTNVVYQAHHVSRNKRGQVVGTRGGFRGCTVWLTGLSGAGKTTISFALEENLVSHAIPCYSLDGDNVRHGLNKNLGFSPWDREENIRRIAEVARLFADAGLVCITSFISPFAKDRENARKIHESAGLPFFEIFVDAPLNICESRDVKGLYKRARAGEIKGFTGIDSDYEKPETPELVLKTNLSSVSDCVQQVVELLQEQNIVPHTIIKGIHELFVPENKLDQVRAEAEVLPSLSITKLDLQWVQVLSEGWATPLKGFMREKEYLQVIHFGTLLDDGVINMSIPVVLPVSADDKTRLQGCSEFVLTHGGRKVAILRDPEFYEHRKEERCSHVWGTTCAKHPYIKTLVSTILFSMKLTTLDTHMVMESGDWLVGGDLQVLERIRWNDGLDQYRLTPLELKQKCKEMNADAVFAFQLRNPVHNGHALLMQDTRRRLLERGYKHPVLLLHPLGGWTKDDDVPLDWRMKQHTAVLEEDVLDPKSTIVAIFPSPMLYAGPTEVQWHCRSRMVAGANFYIVGRDPAGMPHPETKKDLYEPTHGAKVLTMAPGLTSVEIIPFRVAAYNKAKKAMDFYDPARHNEFDFISGTRMRKLAREGENPPDGFMAPKAWKVLTDYYRSLEKNN; this is translated from the exons GAGACCCAGCAGAAATCCACCAATGTTGTATATCAGGCACATCATGTGAGCAGGAATAAGAGAGGGCAGGTGGTTGGAACAAGGGGTGGATTCCGAGGATGtaccgtgtggctgacag GTCTCTCTGGTGCTGGAAAAACAACGATCAGTTTTGCTCTGGAGGAGAATCTCGTCTCCCACGCCATCCCTTGCTACTCCCTCGATGGGGACAACGTCCGTCATGGCCTCAACAAAAACCTTGGATTCTCTCCTtgggacagagaagaaaatatccGCAGGATTGCTGAGGTGGCCAGGCTGTTTGCCGACGCTGGTCTGGTCTGCATTACCAGCTTCATTTCTCCTTTTGCAAAG GATCGTGAGAATGCCCGCAAAATCCATGAATCTGCAGGACTGCCATTCTTTGAGATATTTGTAGATGCGCCTCTAAACATTTGTGAAAGCAGAGATGTAAAAGGTCTCTACAAACGGGCCCGAGCTGGGGAGATCAAAG GCTTTACGGGTATTGATTCCGATTATGAGAAACCTGAAACTCCTGAGCTTGTGCTTAAAACCAACTTGTCCTCCGTGAGCGACTGTGTGCAGCAGGTGGTGGAACTTCTACAGGAGCAG AACATTGTACCCCACACTATAATCAAAGGCATCCACGAACTGTTTGTGCCAGAAAACAAACTCGACCAAGTCCGAGCTGAGGCCGAAGTGCTCCCTTCGTTATCAATTACCAAG CTGGATCTTCAGTGGGTCCAAGTTTTGAGTGAAGGCTGGGCCACTCCCCTCAAAGGTTTTATGCGGGAAAAGGAGTACTTGCAGGTTATACACTTTGGCACCCTGCTAGACG ACGGAGTGATTAACATGAGCATCCCCGTCGTGCTGCCCGTCTCCGCGGACGATAAGACACGGCTGCAAGGGTGCAGCGAGTTTGTCCTGACACACGGAGGACGGAAGGTGGCTATCTTACGAGACCCTGAATTCTACGAACACAGAAAAGAGGAGCGTTGTTCCCATGTGTGGGGCACAACCTGTGCAAAACACCCCTACATCAAA acCCTGGTATCAACCATTCTATTTTCTATGAagttgactactttagatacccaT ATGGTGATGGAAAGTGGGGATTGGCTGGTTGGTGGTGACCTTCAGGTGCTGGAGAGAATACGGTGGAATGATGGGTTGGACCAATACCGCCTGACACCTCTGGAGCTCaaacagaaatgtaaagaaatgaatgCTG ACGCAGTGTTCGCATTCCAGTTGCGTAATCCTGTCCACAACGGCCATGCTCTGCTGATGCAGGACACCCGCCGCCGGCTCCTGGAGAGAGGCTACAAGCACCCGGTCCTCCTGCTGCACCCCCTGGGGGGCTGGACCAAGGATGATGATGTGCCCCTGGACTGGCGGATGAAGCAGCACACAGCTGTGCTTGAGGAGGACGTTCTAGATCCCAAATCCACCATCGTGGCCATCTTCCCATCTCCTATGTTGTATGCTGGCCCCACAGAG GTCCAATGGCACTGCAGGTCCCGGATGGTTGCAGGGGCCAATTTCTACATTGTGGGCCGGGACCCTGCAGGAATGCCCCACCCTGAGACCAAGAAAGACCTGTATGAACCTACTCATGGGGCCAAGGTCTTGACCATGGCCCCTGGCCTCACCTCTGTGGAAATCATTCCATTCCGAGTGGCTGCCTACAACAAAGCCAAAAAAGCCATGGACTTCTATGATCCAGCAAG GCACAATGAGTTTGACTTCATCTCAGGAACTCGTATGAGGAAGCTGGCCCGGGAAGGAGAGAATCCCCCAGATGGCTTCATGGCCCCCAAAGCATGGAAAGTCCTGACAGATTATTACAGGTCCCTggagaagaacaactaa
- the PAPSS2 gene encoding bifunctional 3'-phosphoadenosine 5'-phosphosulfate synthase 2 isoform X4, with protein MTGENTEETCTSPQRTDNPYPGRQLIHFASCSETYGETQQKSTNVVYQAHHVSRNKRGQVVGTRGGFRGCTVWLTGLSGAGKTTISFALEENLVSHAIPCYSLDGDNVRHGLNKNLGFSPWDREENIRRIAEVARLFADAGLVCITSFISPFAKDRENARKIHESAGLPFFEIFVDAPLNICESRDVKGLYKRARAGEIKGFTGIDSDYEKPETPELVLKTNLSSVSDCVQQVVELLQEQNIVPHTIIKGIHELFVPENKLDQVRAEAEVLPSLSITKLDLQWVQVLSEGWATPLKGFMREKEYLQVIHFGTLLDDGVINMSIPVVLPVSADDKTRLQGCSEFVLTHGGRKVAILRDPEFYEHRKEERCSHVWGTTCAKHPYIKMVMESGDWLVGGDLQVLERIRWNDGLDQYRLTPLELKQKCKEMNADAVFAFQLRNPVHNGHALLMQDTRRRLLERGYKHPVLLLHPLGGWTKDDDVPLDWRMKQHTAVLEEDVLDPKSTIVAIFPSPMLYAGPTEVQWHCRSRMVAGANFYIVGRDPAGMPHPETKKDLYEPTHGAKVLTMAPGLTSVEIIPFRVAAYNKAKKAMDFYDPARHNEFDFISGTRMRKLAREGENPPDGFMAPKAWKVLTDYYRSLEKNN; from the exons GAGACCCAGCAGAAATCCACCAATGTTGTATATCAGGCACATCATGTGAGCAGGAATAAGAGAGGGCAGGTGGTTGGAACAAGGGGTGGATTCCGAGGATGtaccgtgtggctgacag GTCTCTCTGGTGCTGGAAAAACAACGATCAGTTTTGCTCTGGAGGAGAATCTCGTCTCCCACGCCATCCCTTGCTACTCCCTCGATGGGGACAACGTCCGTCATGGCCTCAACAAAAACCTTGGATTCTCTCCTtgggacagagaagaaaatatccGCAGGATTGCTGAGGTGGCCAGGCTGTTTGCCGACGCTGGTCTGGTCTGCATTACCAGCTTCATTTCTCCTTTTGCAAAG GATCGTGAGAATGCCCGCAAAATCCATGAATCTGCAGGACTGCCATTCTTTGAGATATTTGTAGATGCGCCTCTAAACATTTGTGAAAGCAGAGATGTAAAAGGTCTCTACAAACGGGCCCGAGCTGGGGAGATCAAAG GCTTTACGGGTATTGATTCCGATTATGAGAAACCTGAAACTCCTGAGCTTGTGCTTAAAACCAACTTGTCCTCCGTGAGCGACTGTGTGCAGCAGGTGGTGGAACTTCTACAGGAGCAG AACATTGTACCCCACACTATAATCAAAGGCATCCACGAACTGTTTGTGCCAGAAAACAAACTCGACCAAGTCCGAGCTGAGGCCGAAGTGCTCCCTTCGTTATCAATTACCAAG CTGGATCTTCAGTGGGTCCAAGTTTTGAGTGAAGGCTGGGCCACTCCCCTCAAAGGTTTTATGCGGGAAAAGGAGTACTTGCAGGTTATACACTTTGGCACCCTGCTAGACG ACGGAGTGATTAACATGAGCATCCCCGTCGTGCTGCCCGTCTCCGCGGACGATAAGACACGGCTGCAAGGGTGCAGCGAGTTTGTCCTGACACACGGAGGACGGAAGGTGGCTATCTTACGAGACCCTGAATTCTACGAACACAGAAAAGAGGAGCGTTGTTCCCATGTGTGGGGCACAACCTGTGCAAAACACCCCTACATCAAA ATGGTGATGGAAAGTGGGGATTGGCTGGTTGGTGGTGACCTTCAGGTGCTGGAGAGAATACGGTGGAATGATGGGTTGGACCAATACCGCCTGACACCTCTGGAGCTCaaacagaaatgtaaagaaatgaatgCTG ACGCAGTGTTCGCATTCCAGTTGCGTAATCCTGTCCACAACGGCCATGCTCTGCTGATGCAGGACACCCGCCGCCGGCTCCTGGAGAGAGGCTACAAGCACCCGGTCCTCCTGCTGCACCCCCTGGGGGGCTGGACCAAGGATGATGATGTGCCCCTGGACTGGCGGATGAAGCAGCACACAGCTGTGCTTGAGGAGGACGTTCTAGATCCCAAATCCACCATCGTGGCCATCTTCCCATCTCCTATGTTGTATGCTGGCCCCACAGAG GTCCAATGGCACTGCAGGTCCCGGATGGTTGCAGGGGCCAATTTCTACATTGTGGGCCGGGACCCTGCAGGAATGCCCCACCCTGAGACCAAGAAAGACCTGTATGAACCTACTCATGGGGCCAAGGTCTTGACCATGGCCCCTGGCCTCACCTCTGTGGAAATCATTCCATTCCGAGTGGCTGCCTACAACAAAGCCAAAAAAGCCATGGACTTCTATGATCCAGCAAG GCACAATGAGTTTGACTTCATCTCAGGAACTCGTATGAGGAAGCTGGCCCGGGAAGGAGAGAATCCCCCAGATGGCTTCATGGCCCCCAAAGCATGGAAAGTCCTGACAGATTATTACAGGTCCCTggagaagaacaactaa
- the PAPSS2 gene encoding bifunctional 3'-phosphoadenosine 5'-phosphosulfate synthase 2 isoform X8 yields the protein MSSGVKKQKTETQQKSTNVVYQAHHVSRNKRGQVVGTRGGFRGCTVWLTGLSGAGKTTISFALEENLVSHAIPCYSLDGDNVRHGLNKNLGFSPWDREENIRRIAEVARLFADAGLVCITSFISPFAKDRENARKIHESAGLPFFEIFVDAPLNICESRDVKGLYKRARAGEIKGFTGIDSDYEKPETPELVLKTNLSSVSDCVQQVVELLQEQNIVPHTIIKGIHELFVPENKLDQVRAEAEVLPSLSITKLDLQWVQVLSEGWATPLKGFMREKEYLQVIHFGTLLDDGVINMSIPVVLPVSADDKTRLQGCSEFVLTHGGRKVAILRDPEFYEHRKEERCSHVWGTTCAKHPYIKMVMESGDWLVGGDLQVLERIRWNDGLDQYRLTPLELKQKCKEMNADAVFAFQLRNPVHNGHALLMQDTRRRLLERGYKHPVLLLHPLGGWTKDDDVPLDWRMKQHTAVLEEDVLDPKSTIVAIFPSPMLYAGPTEVQWHCRSRMVAGANFYIVGRDPAGMPHPETKKDLYEPTHGAKVLTMAPGLTSVEIIPFRVAAYNKAKKAMDFYDPARHNEFDFISGTRMRKLAREGENPPDGFMAPKAWKVLTDYYRSLEKNN from the exons GAGACCCAGCAGAAATCCACCAATGTTGTATATCAGGCACATCATGTGAGCAGGAATAAGAGAGGGCAGGTGGTTGGAACAAGGGGTGGATTCCGAGGATGtaccgtgtggctgacag GTCTCTCTGGTGCTGGAAAAACAACGATCAGTTTTGCTCTGGAGGAGAATCTCGTCTCCCACGCCATCCCTTGCTACTCCCTCGATGGGGACAACGTCCGTCATGGCCTCAACAAAAACCTTGGATTCTCTCCTtgggacagagaagaaaatatccGCAGGATTGCTGAGGTGGCCAGGCTGTTTGCCGACGCTGGTCTGGTCTGCATTACCAGCTTCATTTCTCCTTTTGCAAAG GATCGTGAGAATGCCCGCAAAATCCATGAATCTGCAGGACTGCCATTCTTTGAGATATTTGTAGATGCGCCTCTAAACATTTGTGAAAGCAGAGATGTAAAAGGTCTCTACAAACGGGCCCGAGCTGGGGAGATCAAAG GCTTTACGGGTATTGATTCCGATTATGAGAAACCTGAAACTCCTGAGCTTGTGCTTAAAACCAACTTGTCCTCCGTGAGCGACTGTGTGCAGCAGGTGGTGGAACTTCTACAGGAGCAG AACATTGTACCCCACACTATAATCAAAGGCATCCACGAACTGTTTGTGCCAGAAAACAAACTCGACCAAGTCCGAGCTGAGGCCGAAGTGCTCCCTTCGTTATCAATTACCAAG CTGGATCTTCAGTGGGTCCAAGTTTTGAGTGAAGGCTGGGCCACTCCCCTCAAAGGTTTTATGCGGGAAAAGGAGTACTTGCAGGTTATACACTTTGGCACCCTGCTAGACG ACGGAGTGATTAACATGAGCATCCCCGTCGTGCTGCCCGTCTCCGCGGACGATAAGACACGGCTGCAAGGGTGCAGCGAGTTTGTCCTGACACACGGAGGACGGAAGGTGGCTATCTTACGAGACCCTGAATTCTACGAACACAGAAAAGAGGAGCGTTGTTCCCATGTGTGGGGCACAACCTGTGCAAAACACCCCTACATCAAA ATGGTGATGGAAAGTGGGGATTGGCTGGTTGGTGGTGACCTTCAGGTGCTGGAGAGAATACGGTGGAATGATGGGTTGGACCAATACCGCCTGACACCTCTGGAGCTCaaacagaaatgtaaagaaatgaatgCTG ACGCAGTGTTCGCATTCCAGTTGCGTAATCCTGTCCACAACGGCCATGCTCTGCTGATGCAGGACACCCGCCGCCGGCTCCTGGAGAGAGGCTACAAGCACCCGGTCCTCCTGCTGCACCCCCTGGGGGGCTGGACCAAGGATGATGATGTGCCCCTGGACTGGCGGATGAAGCAGCACACAGCTGTGCTTGAGGAGGACGTTCTAGATCCCAAATCCACCATCGTGGCCATCTTCCCATCTCCTATGTTGTATGCTGGCCCCACAGAG GTCCAATGGCACTGCAGGTCCCGGATGGTTGCAGGGGCCAATTTCTACATTGTGGGCCGGGACCCTGCAGGAATGCCCCACCCTGAGACCAAGAAAGACCTGTATGAACCTACTCATGGGGCCAAGGTCTTGACCATGGCCCCTGGCCTCACCTCTGTGGAAATCATTCCATTCCGAGTGGCTGCCTACAACAAAGCCAAAAAAGCCATGGACTTCTATGATCCAGCAAG GCACAATGAGTTTGACTTCATCTCAGGAACTCGTATGAGGAAGCTGGCCCGGGAAGGAGAGAATCCCCCAGATGGCTTCATGGCCCCCAAAGCATGGAAAGTCCTGACAGATTATTACAGGTCCCTggagaagaacaactaa